A genomic stretch from Erigeron canadensis isolate Cc75 chromosome 9, C_canadensis_v1, whole genome shotgun sequence includes:
- the LOC122582160 gene encoding caltractin-like isoform X1 has product MGVYGESRRNKPRGRHHGLTQQVKQEMKEAFELFDTDGNGTIDAKELSNAMRALGFEMTKEQINDMIADVDKDGSGAIDFDEFVYMMTDKIGERSSKQELSKAFNILDHDKNGKISVSDIKNIAKELGVRFTDAEIHSMVKEADRDNDGEVNIEEFMRMMQATSYGY; this is encoded by the exons GGGGTTTATGGAGAATCCAGGAGAAACAAGCCGAGAGGACGTCATCATGGATTAACTCAGCAAGTAAAACAAGAGATGAAAGAAGCCTTTGAGCTTTTTGATACTGATGGCAATG GCACCATTGATGCCAAGGAGTTGAGTAATGCAATGAG GGCCCTCGGTTTTGAAATGACCAAGGAG CAAATTAACGATATGATAGCGGATGTAGACAAAGATGGAAGTGGTGCTATTGACTTTGATGAATTTGTGTACATGATGACCGACAAAATTGGTGAAAGGAGCAGCAAACAGGAGCTTTCAAAAGCTTTCAACATTCTTGATCATGACAAAAAT GGGAAGATATCGGTTTCAGACATCAAGAATATTGCTAAGGAGTTGGGTGTACGTTTTACTGATGCAGAGATCCACTCGATGGTGAAAGAAGCTGATCGTGATA ATGATGGTGAAGTTAACATAGAGGAGTTCATGAGAATGATGCAGGCAACTTCATATGGATATTGA
- the LOC122582160 gene encoding probable calcium-binding protein CML20 isoform X2 → MKEAFELFDTDGNGTIDAKELSNAMRALGFEMTKEQINDMIADVDKDGSGAIDFDEFVYMMTDKIGERSSKQELSKAFNILDHDKNGKISVSDIKNIAKELGVRFTDAEIHSMVKEADRDNDGEVNIEEFMRMMQATSYGY, encoded by the exons ATGAAAGAAGCCTTTGAGCTTTTTGATACTGATGGCAATG GCACCATTGATGCCAAGGAGTTGAGTAATGCAATGAG GGCCCTCGGTTTTGAAATGACCAAGGAG CAAATTAACGATATGATAGCGGATGTAGACAAAGATGGAAGTGGTGCTATTGACTTTGATGAATTTGTGTACATGATGACCGACAAAATTGGTGAAAGGAGCAGCAAACAGGAGCTTTCAAAAGCTTTCAACATTCTTGATCATGACAAAAAT GGGAAGATATCGGTTTCAGACATCAAGAATATTGCTAAGGAGTTGGGTGTACGTTTTACTGATGCAGAGATCCACTCGATGGTGAAAGAAGCTGATCGTGATA ATGATGGTGAAGTTAACATAGAGGAGTTCATGAGAATGATGCAGGCAACTTCATATGGATATTGA
- the LOC122584021 gene encoding uncharacterized protein LOC122584021 translates to MAVPWSMTLWMVKMVWMALSGWVISCMTVADEIAGSLRNGDIGPFHVG, encoded by the coding sequence atggcagtGCCTTGGAGTATGACACTATGGATGGTGAAGATGGTTTGGATGGCTTTAAGTGGTTGGGTTATATCTTGTATGACTGTCGCTGATGAAATTGCTGGGTCTCTTCGTAATGGTGATATTGGTCCTTTTCATGTTGGTTAG
- the LOC122582265 gene encoding probable 3-hydroxyisobutyrate dehydrogenase, mitochondrial, which yields MGIYRAVIKSVVPLSKSLSKKTHQLSTFRSISSSSIIIPSHLEKVGFVGLGNMGSKMATNLVKAGYNVAVHDINHSVMKMFSNKGISVKGSPMEVAEISDVVITMLPSPAHVLDVYTGPNGLLNGGNVVRPWLFIDSSTIDPQTTRKLSSAVSKCALIEKKVSRESPVMLDAPVSGGVPAAEAGTLTFMVGGPEEAYMAAEPLFSSMGKNTIYCGNAGTGSAAKICNNLAMAVSMLGVSEAFVLGQSLGITATTLTKIFNSSSARCWSSDTYNPVPGVMDGVPSSRNYDGGFASTLMAKDLNLASASAKDIGLKSPLTSEARDIFTKLCDEGHGAKDFSCVFRHFYSGKDEL from the exons ATGGGAATTTACAGGGCAGTGATCAAATCAGTAGTGCCACTCTCAAaatctttatcaaaaaaaaCCCATCAACTTTCTACTTTTAGAAGTATTTCTTCTTCATCCATCATCATTCCATCTCACTTGGAA AAAGTTGGATTCGTAGGCCTTGGAAACATGGGATCCAAAATGGCAACTAACTTGGTTAAGGCAGGATACAATGTTGCTGTTCATGACAT CAATCATAGTGTCATGAAGATGTTTTCAAACAAGGGAATCTCTGTAAAAGGATCACCAATGGAGGTTGCAGAAATTAGCGATGTTGTAATTACCATGTTACCCTCCCCAGCCCAT gTTTTAGATGTGTACACTGGACCAAATGGGTTACTTAATGGTGGCAATGTAGTGAGGCCATGGTTATTTATAGATTCATCTACAATTGACCCGCAAACAACAAGAAAGTTGTCTTCAGCTGTATCTAAATGTGCTTTGATTGAAAAGAAAG tgTCTAGGGAGAGCCCGGTCATGCTGGATGCTCCTGTCTCTGGAGGTGTTCCTGCGGCAGAGGCTGGAACACTTACATTCATG GTCGGTGGCCCTGAGGAAGCTTACATGGCTGCAGAACCATTATTTTCTTCTATGGGGAAAAATACCATATATTGTGGTAATGCAGGAACTGGTTCG GCAGCTAAAATCTGCAACAATTTGGCGATGGCTGTGAGTATGCTTGGTGTCTCTGAAGCATTTGTTCTTGGCCAATCTTTGGGCATTACAGCCACAACTCTCACAAAAATCTTCAACTCTTCAAGTGCTCGTTGTTGGAGTAG TGATACATATAATCCAGTACCTGGTGTGATGGATGGGGTACCCTCCTCAAGAAATTATGATGGCGGGTTTGCATCTACACTGATG GCTAAAGATTTAAACCTGGCTTCGGCATCAGCTAAAGATATTGGTCTCAAATCCCCATTGACATCTGAAGCCAGAGACAT ATTCACAAAGCTCTGTGACGAGGGTCATGGGGCAAAGGACTTCTCTTGTGTTTTCCGTCATTTCTATTCTGGTAAAGATGAATTGTAA